GCAACGGCGCGGTCAAGCGCAAGGCGTGGCTGGAGGAACTGCGCGCGGTGGAGAACGAGGCGTACCAGAAGCGCCTGCCGCGCCAGCTCTCCGAGCAGAACCCGATCGACCCGTACCGCCTGGTGCACGAGATCAACGAGTTCATCACCGAGGACTCCATCTACATCGGCGACGGCGGCGACATCGTCACCTTCTCCGGTCAGGTGGTGCAGCCGAAGGCACCGGGCAACTGGATGGACCCCGGTCCACTCGGGACGCTCGGCGTAGGCGTGCCGTTCGCGATGGCGGCCAAGTACGCCCGGCCGCAGTCCGAAGTGGTCTGCCTCTTCGGCGACGGCGCGTTCTCCCTGACCGGGTGGGACTTCGAGACCATGGTCCGGTTCAACCTGCCGTTCGTCGGCATCGTCGGGAACAACTCGTCGATGAACCAGATCCGCTACGGCCAGATCCAGAAGTACGGCGAACCACGCGGCCGGATCGGCAACACCCTCGGTGACGTCCGCTACGACGAGTTCGCCCGCATGCTCGGCGGGTACGGCGAAGAGGTCCGCGACCCGGCGGACATCCGGCCCGCGCTGGAGCGCGCCCGCGAGTCCGGCAAGCCGTCGCTGATCAACGTCTGGGTCGATCCCGACGTCTACGCGCCGGGAACGATGAACCAGACCATGTACAAGTAGGGGAGTGCGGAGATGACCAAGGCGTTGGCGGGCATTCGCGTGCTCGACATGACCCATGTGCAGTCCGGTCCGTCCTGCACGCAGATACTGGCGTGGCTCGGCGCGGACGTGGTGAAGCTGGAGGCGCCGTCGGGCGACATCACCCGCAAGCAGCTGCGTGATCTGCCCGATGTGGACAGTCTCTACTTCACCATGCTGAACAGCAACAAGCGCAGCATCACGCTCAACATGAAGAGCGAGCGGGGCAAGGAGCTGTTCACCGAGATGGTGCCCCGCTTCGACATCCTGGTGGAGAACTTCGGGCCGGGCACCATCGAGCGGATGGGCTATGGCTGGGACAAGCTGCAGGAACTCAACCCGCGGCTGATCTACGCCTCCATCAAGGGCTTCGGCGACGGGCCGTACAAGCACTTCAAGGCCTACGAGGTGGTCGCGCAGGCGATGGGCGGCTCGATGAGCACCACCGGGTTCGAGGACGGCGCGCCGCTGGCGACCGGCGCGCAGATCGGCGACTCGGGCACCGGCATCCACACCGTGGCAGGCATTCTCGCCGCGCTCTACCAGCGCGAGCACACCGGCCGCGGGCAGCGGGTCACCGTGGCCATGCAGCACGCGGTGCTCAACCTGTGCCGGGTCAAGCTGCGCGACCAGCAGCGCCTGACACACGGCCCGCTGGCCGAGTACCCGAACGAGAACTTCGGCGACGAGGTGCCCCGCTCGGGCAACGCCTCCGGCGGCGGGCAGCCGGGCTGGGCGGTGCGGTGCGCGCCCGGCGGGCCGAACGACTACGTGTACGTGATCGTGCAGCCGGTTGGCTGGGAGCCGATCGCGAAGCTGATCGGCCGCCCGGAACTGGCCGACGATCCCGAATGGGCCACGCCGGAGGCCCGGCTGCCCAAGCTGGACAAGATGTTCCAGCTGATCGAGGAATGGACGATCAACCACAGCAAGTGGGAAGTGCTCGCGAAGCTCAACGCGCACAACGTCCCGTGTGGACCGATCATGTCCACCAAGGAGCTGATCGAGGACACCTCGCTGGCGGACAACGACATGGTGGTCCGCGTGCCGCACCCCGAGCGCGGTGAGTTCACCACGGTCGGCTGCCCGATCAAGCTGTCGGACTCCCCGGTCGAGGTCGAGCGCTCCCCGCTGCTCGGCGAGCACAACCAGGAAATCTTCAGCGGCGAACTGGGCGTGGACGCCGCCGAGTTCGCCGCGCTGCAGTCGAACGGAGTGATCTGAGGTGTCGAAAACCAACGTGGACACCGCCGCGGTACGTGAAGTGCTCGACAAGGTCCGCGCCGAAGGACGTGCCGCGCTGACCGCGCCGGAGGGCAGGCGGATCTGCGAGGCCTACGGCATTCCGACGCCGGG
The genomic region above belongs to Amycolatopsis sp. YIM 10 and contains:
- the frc gene encoding formyl-CoA transferase; this translates as MTKALAGIRVLDMTHVQSGPSCTQILAWLGADVVKLEAPSGDITRKQLRDLPDVDSLYFTMLNSNKRSITLNMKSERGKELFTEMVPRFDILVENFGPGTIERMGYGWDKLQELNPRLIYASIKGFGDGPYKHFKAYEVVAQAMGGSMSTTGFEDGAPLATGAQIGDSGTGIHTVAGILAALYQREHTGRGQRVTVAMQHAVLNLCRVKLRDQQRLTHGPLAEYPNENFGDEVPRSGNASGGGQPGWAVRCAPGGPNDYVYVIVQPVGWEPIAKLIGRPELADDPEWATPEARLPKLDKMFQLIEEWTINHSKWEVLAKLNAHNVPCGPIMSTKELIEDTSLADNDMVVRVPHPERGEFTTVGCPIKLSDSPVEVERSPLLGEHNQEIFSGELGVDAAEFAALQSNGVI